ATGGATAACCAAAGACCTTCCCCCGAAGAGGTAAAACAAGTTTTCGATTTGTATTTTAAAGCCGAGATCAATATCTGGAAAGGATTCTCTGAAAAAATTAAAGTAAGGGAATTTAATAAAGCCGATATTATCAAGGAATATAATACCGTAGAACGCTATCTGAATATTATTATTAAAGGATCGGCAGGATTATTTGTCTGGGACGGAAACCGCGATATCTGCATTAATCTCTTATATGAAAATAGTTTTATGAGTGATTATCTTTCTTTCTTGGGACAAAAACCAACCGTAATGAAAGCCGAAGCTCTAGAAGATATTGTACTCTGGTCGATTAACTACGAAGATTTGAATGAATTATACGGAAGATCTGAAACGGGTTTACGCATAGGAAAAGCCATTTCTGAAATGCTTTACATTCGCAAACAAGAAGAACAAATCGGACTTTTAACGCTTGCACCGCAGGAACGTTATCTCAAACTTATAGAATCACGTCCGGCCATTTTTCAGCGTACACCTTTAAAAATTATTGCCTCTTATCTTGGATTAACGGCAGAAAGCCTAAGCCGAATCCGTAAAAGAATTATGGAAAAATGATTTCTTACCCAAAGTCAATTTTGTTTTAAAAAGCAGTTACTAAGTTTGTCTCACCTAATCAAACAAAATAACTTATGACACGTAAAATTAACTTTGGAGCCATCGCAGTATATTATGTAATCGCAGTTATCTGCCGATATATAGCGGTTAAAACGGATTTATTATCTGGAATCGAAAATGGATATGCACAAATTCTTCTTCGCGGCGTAGGACCCGCTTTAGGTGCTTTTGCTGCCATCAAATTGTTTTCGCTTTCGAATCCGCTTTCTTTAAAAGGAATTTACAAAACTGCCGCTTTGCCATTTTTAGTCTATTGGATTCTTCCGGCTTTTTTAATTGCGGGAACGGATTATTTTATGACAGGTAAATTTCCCATTCTGTTAATGTTTACTGTTTTGGTTTACGGACTTTTAGAAGAAATAGGATGGAGAGGATTTCTACAAGAACAATTAAAATCGCTTCCTACTTTTACTTCAACTGTAATTATTGCCATTCTTTGGTTTATATGGCACGTAAATATTGAGATGAATACGCAGTATATGGTCTTCTTAGGAATTATCTTTTTTGGAACTTGGGGAATTGGAAAAATATACAAAAAAACAGGATCATTGCTGGCTGTTGCTGGTGTACATTCGCTAAACAACTTCTTTCGCAATGGAATTCACGATAGAGAATTTATTTTAATTGTTGTTTTATTAGCAGTTTGGATTGGTTTTGTAATTATGTACGACCGTAAAAAGAAACCATCTTTAACTCAGGAAACAGTATGATAATCACGATATTTTATATTTTAATCAGTTTATTAGAAATGCTGGCAGGGAAATAAAAGATTCTCTCCAGCTTTTTTTAAGAGAAAATTAAAAGAGGTTTACGCATAAAATTTTTAATTTTAAGGAAAGTCTAATATTAAAAAATGCTGCAATGCCTTGGAATCCTGAAATCTACAACAAGTTTAAAAATATTCGTTACCAGCCTTTTTACGATTTGATTGATTTAATCGAAGACAACGGAAAAATGAAAAGCATCGATCTGGGCTGCGGAACGGGAGAACAAACCTATATTCTTTCTGAAAAATTTGAATCGGCTTCATTTATAGGAATTGATTCGTCTGAAGAAATGCTGGCTAAATCACAGAATTTGCAAAATGACCGTTTACAATTTAAACTGGGCACGACGGAAGATATTATTGCTTCCAAACAAAAGTGGGATTTAATTTTTAGTAATGCAGCACTTCAATGGTCAGACAATCATAAAGTTCTGTTTTCTGATTTGATTAATTTAGTTGAAAAAAATGGACAATTTGCGGTGCAAATGCCGGTTCAGCCCGATAATGTACTCAATAAAATTCTGTTGGAACTCGTTCAGGAAGAACCTTATACAACCTATTTGAAAGGCTGGAAAAGAGAATCTCCCGTATTAAGCATGGACGAATACGCTCAGATTTTATTTAACGGCGGACTTCAGAATATTCAAATTATGCAGAAGGTTTATCCTATAATCGCTGATGATGCACAGCAATTACTGGATTTTATTTCTGGATCGACATTAGTTCCGTACATGGAAAGGCTTTCGGAAGAACAGCAGCAGACTTTTATAAAAGAATATAAAAAACGCATAGAAAACGCATTTCCAAAGTTTCCAGCGATTTATGCTTTTAAGAGAATATTGCTCTATGGAAAGAAAAAGTAAAATTTGGTGCGATTTTTTGTTAAAATTTTAATTTATAATTAATTGATAATCATTTGAATAGGATTTTAACAAATGGAAATAATATAACTCTTGCTGAAAATTATGTAAACCAATAGGGATTAAAAGAACAAACTTTGTATAAGTAATTTCTGAAAACAGTAACCCCCAAAAATCCCGCATCATGAACAAACAAGGACCTATAGTACTTATTGAGGAAAATAAGGAAAATCGTTTATTATTTGAACAGATTTTCACAGGAATGGAATTGGAAAACGGCCTTCTTTGTTTTGCAACATTTGCTGAAGCACAGAGACATATTATTTCAGAGAAAATAAAACCGTTTTTACTTTTTTCCAATGTTTTGCAGTTTAGCGAAGACCATAAGCAGTCCAGCCACCAAAAAAATATGTTTTTAAAATTGAAATGCCCATGTTTTTATTTTTCAATTTTGTTTACACAATGTTTTGTGGTAGACAGTTCTTCAATACCAGCAAAGAGTTATTTTACAGCTCCGTACAATGAAAACAAATTTACAGAAGTCATCAATTCAATTGTTCGATCATGGCAGGTGAAAAAAGATAAAAAAAAGCCACTTCTGAAGATAGCATAAATAGAAAAACAAAAGCCTGATGTAACTCAGGCTTTTTTTATGCCAGCCTGTTTTTTATACAATTCATTCTTAAGATTTTCAGGATTCCCATATTGGCTTTAAAATTAACATTTTAGCATTCTCAAAATACAATTAAAGTGCTCGATAATTTGTAATTTGAAATTCAAATACATTTTATGATGAAAAAATTACGAATAGCACTTATCAATATACACGGACTTTTAAAAGGTTCTGGACTCGAAATTGGACGCGATGCCGACAATGGAGGACAGACTAAATATATTTTTGAATTAGCAGAATTCTTATCACAACATGAAGATGTCGAACACGTACATCTTTTTACCCGCTTAATAGACGATCCCTCACTTTCACCAGAATATGCCGTTCCTGTTGAAATTCTTAATGACAAATTAGACATCAGACGTATTCCGTTTCTTGGGAAAAAATACAGAGCAAAAGAACAGCTCTGGGAAGGTCTTGACACTTTCGTGAATGGTGTTATGCAGCATATCAAACAATATAATATTTTTCCAGACTGGATTCATTCACATTATGCCGATGCGGGTTACGCTGCTGCGGAATTATCTTCGGTTTTAAATATTCCATTTGCACATACCGGACATTCATTAGGTTTTTATAAAAAGAAAAAATTACTCGAAGCCGGAAATCCAGAAGACGAACTCGAAAAGAAGTTCAAGTTCAAAGCCCGAATTGCAGCCGAAGAACGAACTCTTGAACTGGCTGAATTTATTGTTACTTCTACCGAGCAGGAAATTGAAACCTATAAAGCCTATAAAAATTTTGAACTCGGAAAATACCATGCGATTTCTCCAGGAATCGATACGCGAAAGTTTGTTCCCTATTATTTTCAAGAAAATGATTCGGAAAAACATATGGAAGAAGCACAGCGAAAATACTGGGTTGCCGAAACTATTTCAAAATTCCTGACCAATCCGCATAAACCTATTATTCTGGCACTTTCGAGACCTGACCGACACAAAAACTTGAATACTTTAATTGAAGTGTACGGAAAAGACAAAGAACTGCAGAGTATTGCCAATCTGGTCATTTTTGCCGGAATCCGAAAAGACATTGCTAAAATGCCGGAATCCGAAAAAAACGTTCTAACCGATTTACTTCTCTTAATGGACAAATACGATTTATACGGAAAAATGGCCATCCCGAAAAAGCATGATGTCGAAAATGAAGTTTCGATTATTTACCGTTATGCTGCCGAAAAAAGAGGTGTTTTTGTGAATTTAGCTTTGCATGAAAACTTCGGCTTGACCGTTATCGAATCTGCTAGTTCGGGACTTCCGGTTGTGGTGACGAAAAATGGAGGACCGTCGGAAATTATTCCAGTCTGCCAAAACGGAGAATTGGTAAATCCGCAGGAAGAAAGCCAGATTAAAAAAGCACTCCGCAATATTCTTACTGATGAAAATCAATGGAAATATTATTCGAATAACGGAGCAATCAATATTCAAAAACATTACAGCTGGATCAGCCATGTTAATCAATATGTTGAATTGGTTAATGAAAACCTTTCTTTATCATCTGGCGCGGGAATCAAAAAACAGCATTATCCAAATATCAATATCAGCCGTTTAAAACGAAAAATTGATAATCTATTAGTTTCAGATATTGACGGAACACTGATCGAACCTAAACTTGAAAATCCAGGTTTAATAGAATTAAAAACACATTTAATCAACCGAACCGATAAAATGGCTTTTGCCATGGCATCTGGAAGGAATTTAGCATTGGTTAAAAAAGTGATCGATGAAGAACAATTTCCGCTTCCGGATTTTATTATCTGTTCGGTTGGAACCGAAATTTATTATACCAACGGAAAAGAATATATTCTCGATAAAGGCTGGGCGAAATTCTTATCCGGCCGCTGGAAAAGAGAAGAAATTGTGAATAAACTCAATGGCGTTAAATGGATTAAACTTCAAGAAGAAGAGGCGCAAAACCCGTATAAAATCTCCTATTATTACGATAAGGAACAGTACGATCACGATGAATTAATTCGGGTTTTAGGAACGGGCTGGTACAAAGTCAACATTATTGCGAGTCACGGTCAGTATTTGGATTTTATTCCCAAGAGAGCTTCTAAGGGAAATGCGATTAAATTCTTGTGCCGAAAATGGTCGATTCCATTAGGAAATGTTATTGCTGCAGGAGATTCTGGAAATGATGTTGACATGTTTAGAGGTCCCGTAAAAGGAATTATTGTGGGAAACAGAAGTGCAGAACTAGCAGAGTACGAAACCACAAAAAGTATTTACGTAGCCAAAACCGCTGCATCAGCCGGAATTTTAGAAGGTTTGAAATATTATAAAATCATAAAGTAAAATTGGTTTACTTAAAAAATATAAGCACATAGAAACATAGCACAACGGCAACTTGTCAAAGTTTCAAACTTTGACAAGTTCATCAGATTTAAAATTTAAGCGAATTCGTGAATTCGTGGCTATAAAAAATACTAACAGATTAAATAAGTAATAAAATGTATTCAGGTTCAGGATTTAGCAACTGGGAAATTGGAGATGTTGATGTATTTATAGATGAAAAAGGAATTCATCATTTATTTCATTTAATTATTCCTAATCACGATTATATTGCGCATGCCGTTTCAAATGACGGTTTATCGTGGAAAAGAGTTAAAAATGCTCTTTTTGTGGGCGATCCCGGAGAATGGGACGACGATATGCTGTGGACGATGCACGTGAGCAAAAAATCAGAAGGAGAAGGTTATGAAATGTATTATACCGGATTAAAACGTCAGGATAAAGGAATTGAACAAAAAATTGGAAGAGCCGTTTCTACCGATTTAATTAATTGGAAAAAAGAAAACCTCTACGGACTTCCTTTTAAAAGTGAAGCACCACATTATGAAGGCCCAAACAACAATCCGCGCCAATGGATTAGTTTTCGAGATCCGTTTAAATACCAATACAAAGGCGAAGATTATTTATTAATCTGTGCCAGAAGTGCTTCTGGTCCAACTTATCGCAGAGGCTGTATTGGCGTGGCAAAAAGAGATGAAACCGGATTTGTGCTGCAGAAACCGCTTCATATTCCGTATGTGTATGATGACGTAGAATGTCCGTGTGTGTTTGAAATCAAAGGAACGCATTATTTATTGGGATCAATTCGGGAAGATATTAAAGTCCGTTATTGGTCGGCGCCGGAATTTAGAGGAGAATATTGTGCTTTTCATAACAATGTATTAATGCCGCAGGGAAATTATGCCGCCAGAGTAGTAAAAGACGGAAAGCATTTCTTGGTCTACAATTTTTATTTTGCCGATGGAAATGTCAATACACACCGCGTGATTCCGCCGCCAAAAGAATTAGGAACCGATAAAAGCGGGAGACTTTTGCTTAAAACGTATTATTACTGGGAAAAACTCTATCAGAAAACCATATTGCAGAAAGATTTACCGCATCCGCTTCCTATTTTAGGAAACCCAACAGCTGATTTTGTTTTAGAAAGTGAAAATAAATGGCGTTTTGGCTGCCGCAGCGGTTATGAAATTTATTGTTTTGAAAAACCTTCAATGGATTTTGTCTGGGAAGGAACTCTTGCAGTAGAAGGAATGGGAAAAACTGGTTTTGTTATTGAATGTGACAAAGAAGGAACGGGATATTACATTTCAATTGATTTTATGAATGGTTTTGTACAGTTTAGGGCGTGGGGATTTAATGAAAAAGACGTCAAAAACAATTTTATATTCGAGAATATCCAAACGAATCAATTTGAAATAGGAGAGGAGAAACAAATCTATTTTAAAATTATCCGATACGGAAACTATTACGAATTGTCGATTAATGACATCGTAAAACTAACGCTGCTTGATTTTAAATACTCCGAAGGAAAAGTCGGTATTTACGTCTGTTCCGCTGTAATATCGATTAGTGATTCAAAAATTCATGTGATACCAGAACCGGAAAACGAATATGCCGCTTCAGATCCTGAAAAGTATATGAAAGATTATAGCAGAATTGTTCAGATTCAATAAAACAAAATCCGTATCACTTCGATACGGATTTTTGCTTTTTATGATTTAGTATTGGGCAGAATATCATCAATAATAATTTTCTGAACTTCGGCTGCTTTTTCGGTTAATACCGAATGTCCTGCGTCTTTAAAAGTATAAATCTGTTTTTTGGGCGCTTTTAAAATAGTATAGTATTCTTTAGCAATTGTAAAGTTGGTTTGTAAATCCTTTTCTCCCAAAATGAAATATACCGGACATTTTACTTTCGGAAGCTGTACAAAGAGATTTTGTTTGATAGCGTCGTTCCAAGTAGGTAACCAATTGTCTGACCATGATTTTAAATACTGTTTCACAACCGCAGTGTCTTTGGCAGCGAAAGGTTGTCCGTCATAATCAAACATCCATTTTCTGGAATAATAAATCTGGTCGGAATTATCAAACGGAATTTTTACCGTTTTTAATTCTTTCAGCGCTTCTGTATTTTGTTTTTCCTTGGCGTTTTGTATCAATTTATCCAAAACTATCTGTTCGCTTTTAGTCTGATTTACCACAGGACTGAACGCGATATAAGCGTGAAGAAGTTCAGGATGTTTTTCGGCCATTTTAAAACCTAAAACAGTTCCCCACGATTCGCCAACAAGATAAAGTTTCTTTTTATTGAATTTTTTCAAAAGCTGGGTGATAACTTCATAAGTATCATTTTCTACCAGCTGAAGCGTATTCGGAACAGTAGATTTATTCAAAGCCATTGTTCTTCCAGCATCTCGCTGATCCCATTGAACCACCATAAAGTGTTTTTGAAGTTCATTGCTGAAAGTTTCAGCTTGATTCATTCTAGAACTTCCAGGTCCGCCGTGAAGAAACAAGATTATAGGAGCATCTTTTGTCCCTTTGTATGAAATGATTTGTTTGATTTTCCCAACAGATAAAGTATCGTATTGCGGCTGTGTCTGAGCAGATAAAAAAGTAGTAAAAAACAGAAGGTTAAATAAACTAAAGTAGATTTTGTTCTTCATAATGTAATGGATTTAATTGGCTTTTAATCAGTTTAATGGCGAGCTAATGTATTAAAAAACTTTGAAAATTGTAAGCAATATAGTATAAGAAAATAAAAAGGTTTTAAAGCTTAATTCTCTCAAATTCAATAGTAATATTTTAATGGCTTGTATTGTAAACACAGGGATTCTCAATTTTTATGAAAAGATTACCATCGAAAAATTTGTCTACCTACTAGTTAATAGTTAATTTTGTTAAAAAATAAATCATGTCTACAAAAGAGCAAATAATAGAATTAGCAGATGTATTAATCAGAGCAAAAGGATATAATGCTTTCAGCTTTTATGATATTTCTGAAAAAGTGGGAATCAAAACGGCTTCGATACATTATCATTTTCCTTCAAAATCTGATTTGGGCGTTGCCGTTATCGAAAAAAGTATTCTCAATCTGGAAAAAGTAGCCCAAACTTATGAAGACAAATCGCCTGTAGAAAAACTGGAAAGATTCTTTACGATTTATTCGGATATATTGAATGAGAAAGAGATTTGTATTGTCGGTTCGCTTTCAACTGATTTTAATACACTTGATGAAAAGGTACAGGAAAAGCTTAAAGTTTTTTCGGGTGAAATGATTCGCTGGGTAAGTTCTTTTCTGGAAGAAGGAAGAAACCAAAAGATTTTTGCTTTTGAAGACGAACCCAGAACCAGAGCGTTGCTGTTGATTACGAATATGATTTCTATTGTGCAACTTTCGAGACTTACAGGAAAAGAAGATTTTGCTATTGTAAAAGACAGCATTAAAAAACAACTTATTAGATAATTATTTAGATAAAAAAATATGAAACGAGTAGTAATTACCGGTTTAGGAGCGTTGACTCCGATTGGGAACAATGTAAATGATTTTTGGGAATCTCTGGTAAATGGTGTCAGCGGCGCTGCGCCAATTACAAAATTTGATACCACAAAATTCAAAACCAAATTTGCCTGCGAATTGAAAGACTTTAATCCGCTGGATTATATCGAAAAGTCAGAAGCCAGAAAATATGATTTGTTTACGCAGTATGCTTTAATTTCTGTAGAAGAAGCAATACAAAATGCTGAAATTAATTTCGATAACCTCAACAAAAATAGAATTGGGGTGATCTGGGGTTCTGGTAATGGCGGAATTGGAACTTTTCAGGAACAGCTTATGGAATTTGCTAAAGGCGATGGAACACCAAGATTTAACCCATACTTTATTCCGAAGATGATTGTAGATATTGCTTCGGGCGTGATTTCTATTAAATATGGTTTACGAGGAATTAATTATACAACGGTTTCGGCTTGTGCAACTTCCAATACGGCAATTATTGATGCTTTTAATTATATCCGCTGGGGAAAAGCAGATATGATTATTACAGGAGGTTCTGAAGCACCAATTAATGAAACAAGTGTTGGAGGATTTAATGCTTCAAAAGCGTTATCTACGTTAAACGATACTCCAGAAATAGCTTCACGTCCGTTTGATGTAAACAGAGACGGTTTTGTGATGGGAGAAGGAGCGGGAGCTATTATTTTAGAAAGCTACGAACATGCCATCAGCAGAAATGCACCAATTATTGCAGAAATTGTTGGAGGCGGAATGGCGGCTGATGCGTATCATCTTACCGGAACCCATCCAGAAGGCGAAGGAGCATATTTAGGAATGCTGGCTGCACTTGAAGATGCCGAGATTTCGATCGATCAAATTGATTATATCAATACACATGCTACCTCAACTCCGCAGGGAGATAACAGCGAATTAAAAGCGGTTGAAAGAGTATTTGGACGAGAAAATCATCTAAATATCAGTGCGACAAAATCAATGACAGGACATCTTCTAGGTGCTGCGGGCGCTATTGAGGCGATTGCTTGTATAAAAGCCGTTCAGAATAATATTGTACCGCCAACTATTAATTCGGTTGAAATAGAACCTGCTTTTAAGGATATTTTCAATTTAACTTTAGGAAAAGCACAGGAAAAAGAAATCAATTACGCCATGAGTAATACTTTTGGTTTTGGCGGTCATATTGCGACTACTATTTTTAAAAAGTTTTCTGAAGAATAAGCAGAAAAACGTCACATAATTTTAAGAAAGGATTTTGGACTAATAGCTTCAGAATCCTTTTTTGTATTTCAAAACGTCTTCTTTTTCTGCCAATATTAAAAAATCATTAAATGAATGTGTGAGCAAAATAATGAAACTCTGTTTGCGGTAATTTTGTAAGGATTCTTTTCCAATTTAAAATTATACTATGAGCACTGTTTTGATTACAAGATTAAGGAATGGAGACGATTCTTGCTTTAAAGAAATCTATGAATTATATCATTTTAAAGTTTTTTGTTTTGTTAAGAAATATGCCGCTCAGCAGTCAGATACCGAAGATATTACCCAAAATGTCTTTATTCATCTTTGGAAATACCGCAGTAAAATTGATCCTTCTGTAGAACTTGATTCCATTTTATTTAAAAGCTGTAAACAGGAAATTTCCAAATGGTACAAAAAGCAAAACCGTATTCTTTCCGTTGAAGATACTCAGTTAATCAAAGAACTTGACAGCAACGAAGAAGCTGAGGTAAACCTGACTTCAAAGCTTGAAAAAATTGAGCATTTGCTGCAGCAGATTCCAGAGAAAAGAAGAAAAATTTTTACCCTTCATAAGTTTGATGAAATGAGCTACAAAGAGATTGCCGACGAAATGGGAATGTCTCAAAGCGCTGTTGCCAACCAGATTTCAAAAACACTCCAGTATCTTAAAAAGAATTCTGTAAAAAGCCACGAATTGTATTGGTTTGCATTGGTTTTTATCAATCACTGCCATTCCATAAATGCTTTTACTGATTTTTCATAAAGTCCTAAAGCGGTTTTGTATAGAAATGTATCGGGATTGTAAAGGAATTGTAACGTGATTTTTGGGCTTATTTTTTAAGATGTTGAATTTTACAGGGTTAAAGAAAATATAGGTTTTTTAGTGTATTAATAAATCATTAAGAGTGAAATTGCCCGTGATTTTTTAGAGTAAAGCTGTCTAATGTAGGTTGACAGGAGATTTTGAGGATTTTCCTGGAACATTAATTTTTACTCTTATAAAATGAAATTGAACGGACTAAAAGAAGAATGGGACGAATTACCACAGAAAGGAATATTTCCCGAAGATATAAAACTACGAATGTGGGATGTCGTTGCATCGGCTACTATTAACAAGCGCAGAAATATATACCGCAGCGTAATGGCCGCCTGCGCAGTTCTTCTTATTTCGCTTGCTGGATTTCAGTTTTATTTTGGATTCCAATCTGTAAAAACTGCTGGAGTGGTTACACAAACGTATCCGCAGGACATCAGATTAATTCGCTTGTCTGATGGAACTCGTGTCTGGGTTAACGAAAACACTCAAATTGAATATCCAGAAAAGTTTGCAGACAACGAACGAATCATCAAATTAAAAGGAGAAGCTTTTTTTGAAGTGGCAAGAGATACGACACGCCCTTTTATTATCAGTTCTGGAAATATCAAAACTACCGTTTTAGGAACTTCATTTGATGTAAAAGCGTATGGAAATATTGCTGAGGTAAATGTAAGAACCGGAAAAGTAAAAGTAGAGAGCAGCCAGAATGCTGTTTTTCTCGAAAGAGGTTACGCCGCCATATTTGTTCCAAAAGAAAACATAGTTCAAAAACGTAAAGCTTTGGTTATTGATCCTGAGTGGAAAAATTCTCTTATCGATGTCGACGGTTTAAGCCTTGAAGCCGTTATCGAAAAACTTAAAACAAACCACGGATTTACGTTTAAATATGCCAGTGAGGATTTGAAAAAACTTCAAGTAAAAGGAACTCTTGATACCAGACAAGGTGTTCCAGAATTACTGCAGACGATTGCTTTTGCATTAGAAATTACCATTAAACCTGTTGGTAATGATACCTACGTTGTAAGCCGATAATCAGCCGCCGTAAAAGGTCTGCTGAACCTTATATCCTATAATCCAGAAAAAAAATATACACAACCAAAAACAAATTATTTATTATGAATGATTATTTTAGGCAGTTTCCTATTGCCATACAAATTCTGTTTTTCAGCATTTTCTTTTCAATCACAAGTGCCTATTCTCAGTCGGGTGCTGTTTCTGTTGATTTTAAAAATGTCTCTCCGCAGGAAGTTTTTGAAAACTTAGAATCCAGAACGCCGTATCGTTTTATTTATCAAAAAGATATGGATTTAAGCAAACCGCTTATTGATCTTAAAAAAGAGAATATTTCAAT
This is a stretch of genomic DNA from Flavobacterium endoglycinae. It encodes these proteins:
- a CDS encoding FecR family protein; this encodes MKLNGLKEEWDELPQKGIFPEDIKLRMWDVVASATINKRRNIYRSVMAACAVLLISLAGFQFYFGFQSVKTAGVVTQTYPQDIRLIRLSDGTRVWVNENTQIEYPEKFADNERIIKLKGEAFFEVARDTTRPFIISSGNIKTTVLGTSFDVKAYGNIAEVNVRTGKVKVESSQNAVFLERGYAAIFVPKENIVQKRKALVIDPEWKNSLIDVDGLSLEAVIEKLKTNHGFTFKYASEDLKKLQVKGTLDTRQGVPELLQTIAFALEITIKPVGNDTYVVSR